The following are encoded together in the Desulfococcus multivorans genome:
- a CDS encoding type II toxin-antitoxin system RelE/ParE family toxin codes for MRELRQLQIAARLDDLKVPPGNRLEALKGDRTGQHSIRINSQFRICFRWTAAGAADVEIVDYH; via the coding sequence ATGCGAGAGCTTCGGCAACTTCAGATCGCAGCACGCCTTGACGATCTTAAGGTGCCTCCCGGCAATCGTCTGGAAGCCTTGAAAGGCGATCGTACCGGGCAGCACAGTATTCGGATCAACAGTCAATTTCGCATCTGTTTTCGCTGGACTGCGGCCGGGGCGGCGGATGTCGAAATTGTGGATTACCATTAG
- a CDS encoding type II toxin-antitoxin system VapC family toxin, translating to MKLILDTSAYVGFKLGYPELVEYLTRADLIFISPIVLGELMFGFRNGSRFSKNMEELNRFLSHPVVETITMTDITSDRYSRIAAQLRRQGTPIPSNDIWIAAQTMETGAELITTDRHFDHIEGLVYRLFQSK from the coding sequence ATGAAACTCATCCTGGACACGAGCGCCTATGTCGGGTTTAAGCTCGGATATCCGGAGCTTGTCGAATACCTCACCCGGGCGGATTTGATATTCATATCGCCGATCGTTCTGGGTGAGTTGATGTTTGGATTCCGCAACGGTTCCCGTTTTTCCAAAAATATGGAGGAGCTGAACCGTTTCTTGTCGCATCCCGTCGTCGAAACCATCACAATGACGGATATCACCTCGGATCGATATTCACGAATTGCCGCGCAGCTCCGGCGACAGGGAACGCCGATTCCTTCAAACGACATCTGGATCGCGGCGCAGACCATGGAAACCGGTGCCGAACTGATAACGACGGACCGACATTTTGATCATATCGAAGGTCTTGTTTATCGACTTTTCCAATCAAAATGA
- the wecB gene encoding non-hydrolyzing UDP-N-acetylglucosamine 2-epimerase, with protein sequence MKIVSVVGARPNFMKIAPFIRAVEAHNQSLAGSGAPGIRHLLVHTGQHYDDNMSRAFFEALDIPEADINLGIGSGSHAEQVGLTMIAFEKVVRQERPDWVVVVGDVNATCACSITAKKEHVRLAHIEAGLRSRDMTMPEEVNRLVTDRLSDLLFTPDRLSGENLRAEGVPEDRIRFVGNIMIDTLEAQREKAAALDVADIVNRNRMGGGGLGAVPDPGQGFSLLTLHRPSNVDDPAILGAIVDFLTNELTRELTLLWTVHPRTEKQLRRFGLWDRVAAARNMVLLTPLGYHELLRLNMDAAMVLTDSGGLQEECCVLGTPCLTLRWNTERPVTLREHGGASVLVGNDVDRIRKTCREMLQRGRTPARPELWDGKTAARIVTALAGD encoded by the coding sequence GTGAAAATTGTTTCTGTTGTGGGGGCGCGGCCCAATTTCATGAAGATCGCGCCGTTCATCCGGGCCGTGGAGGCCCACAACCAATCTTTGGCGGGATCGGGCGCGCCCGGCATCCGCCATCTTCTGGTTCACACCGGCCAGCACTATGACGACAACATGTCGCGGGCCTTTTTCGAGGCACTGGACATCCCCGAGGCCGACATCAACCTGGGCATCGGCTCGGGCAGCCACGCCGAGCAGGTGGGACTCACCATGATCGCCTTCGAGAAGGTGGTGCGGCAGGAGCGTCCCGACTGGGTGGTGGTGGTGGGGGACGTCAACGCCACCTGCGCCTGTTCCATCACCGCCAAGAAGGAGCATGTCCGCCTGGCCCACATCGAGGCGGGGCTCCGCTCCCGCGACATGACCATGCCCGAGGAGGTCAACCGGCTGGTGACCGACCGCCTCTCGGACCTGCTCTTCACCCCGGACCGGCTCTCGGGCGAGAACCTGCGGGCCGAGGGGGTTCCCGAGGATCGGATCCGGTTCGTGGGCAACATCATGATCGACACCCTGGAGGCCCAGCGGGAAAAGGCGGCCGCCCTCGATGTGGCGGATATCGTGAACCGGAACCGCATGGGCGGCGGGGGTCTCGGGGCGGTGCCGGACCCGGGCCAAGGGTTTTCGCTGTTGACCCTTCACCGGCCCTCCAACGTGGACGACCCGGCGATTCTCGGGGCCATCGTCGACTTTCTGACGAACGAGCTGACCCGGGAGCTGACCCTCCTCTGGACGGTCCATCCCCGCACCGAAAAACAGCTCAGGCGCTTCGGGCTGTGGGACCGGGTGGCCGCCGCCCGGAATATGGTCCTCCTCACCCCTCTGGGCTACCACGAGCTTCTGCGCCTCAACATGGACGCCGCCATGGTGCTGACCGACTCCGGCGGGCTTCAGGAGGAGTGCTGCGTTCTGGGAACCCCCTGTCTGACCCTGCGGTGGAACACGGAGCGGCCCGTGACCCTGCGGGAACACGGCGGCGCGAGCGTGCTGGTGGGCAACGACGTGGACCGGATCCGCAAAACCTGCCGGGAGATGCTGCAGCGGGGCCGAACCCCCGCCCGCCCGGAGCTGTGGGACGGCAAGACGGCGGCGCGGATCGTGACGGCGCTGGCGGGGGATTAA
- a CDS encoding HigA family addiction module antitoxin: MRELFPVTPGELLLEEFLKPMGISRYRLAREIGVPPQRISAIVAGKRRITADTDLRLCRFLGLSNGYWLRAQAAFDIEVAQDALSETLKAIRPWKATMGSGQAKSLLSRK, encoded by the coding sequence ATGCGTGAACTTTTTCCCGTAACACCGGGAGAGCTGCTGCTCGAGGAGTTCCTGAAACCGATGGGCATTTCCCGGTATCGTCTGGCCCGCGAGATCGGTGTTCCACCGCAGCGGATCAGTGCAATTGTCGCGGGCAAGCGACGAATTACCGCGGATACCGATCTGCGCCTTTGCCGGTTTTTGGGTTTATCTAACGGATATTGGCTGCGCGCACAGGCTGCGTTTGATATCGAGGTTGCGCAGGACGCGCTTTCCGAAACCCTGAAAGCCATCCGTCCCTGGAAAGCCACGATGGGGTCGGGCCAAGCCAAGTCCTTGTTATCCCGGAAATAA
- a CDS encoding YdcF family protein, with the protein MIRSLFMLLVGAWLAQAGVFYALLTRPAAVEKADAVVVFMGADGRAREGYALARRGLAPYLILSPADVRRAAALDRKWVGRRPAFRHLIEDRAETTFQNALLTARIIREKALKSCLLVTSPYHMPRSRLLLELMLWGTDVKILPCPTAPGPFPASPMDWQKAHFKRAHNEMVEFWGSLLEAARYAVSRELPPRGAEDGAGVAFLRSVLLFQMD; encoded by the coding sequence ATGATTCGATCTCTGTTCATGCTGCTGGTGGGGGCGTGGCTCGCACAGGCCGGTGTTTTCTATGCGCTGTTGACGCGGCCCGCCGCCGTGGAGAAGGCCGACGCGGTGGTGGTTTTCATGGGCGCTGACGGGCGCGCCCGGGAGGGGTACGCCCTGGCCCGCCGGGGGCTTGCGCCTTATCTCATCCTGTCTCCGGCCGATGTCCGGCGCGCCGCGGCCCTGGACCGGAAATGGGTCGGCAGGAGACCCGCCTTCCGACACCTCATCGAAGACCGGGCCGAGACCACCTTTCAGAACGCGCTGCTCACGGCCCGCATCATCCGGGAAAAGGCGCTCAAGTCCTGCCTGCTGGTGACCAGCCCGTACCACATGCCGCGCTCCCGATTGCTCCTGGAGCTGATGCTGTGGGGCACGGACGTGAAGATCCTCCCCTGCCCCACGGCCCCCGGGCCCTTTCCCGCCTCCCCCATGGATTGGCAGAAAGCCCACTTCAAGCGCGCCCACAACGAGATGGTGGAATTCTGGGGCAGCCTCCTGGAGGCAGCCCGCTATGCCGTGAGCCGGGAGCTGCCGCCCCGGGGAGCTGAGGATGGCGCGGGGGTTGCTTTTTTGCGGTCGGTGCTGTTATTTCAGATGGATTGA
- a CDS encoding HigA family addiction module antitoxin yields the protein MPKHRPPTHPGEMLLEEFLKPLGISQSALAIRLGISYPRLNEIVRGRRSVTPDTALRLAQVLGMPADFWLGLQQDWDLWHAMNGPGADEISRLEPILREG from the coding sequence TTGCCGAAGCACCGTCCGCCGACACACCCCGGCGAGATGCTGCTGGAAGAGTTCCTGAAACCTCTGGGGATTTCTCAGAGCGCGCTGGCGATTCGTCTTGGGATATCCTACCCTCGACTGAACGAAATCGTTCGGGGGCGACGCTCCGTGACGCCCGATACCGCCTTGCGATTGGCGCAAGTCCTGGGAATGCCGGCCGACTTCTGGCTTGGGCTCCAGCAAGACTGGGATCTTTGGCACGCAATGAACGGTCCGGGCGCGGACGAGATCTCCCGTCTCGAACCCATCCTGCGCGAAGGGTAG
- a CDS encoding transposase, whose product MARAKRHYLSGNIWHITHRCHQKEFLLKFARDRRRWLQWLFEAKKRYGLCILNYMVTSNHIHLLVFDDKDRQAIPKSLQLIAGRTAQEYNRRKNRKGAFWEDRYHATAVSSGRHLAQCIAYIDLNMVRSGAVGHPSEWECSGYNELQGPRKRYALIDYQRLMDFLQISTIDNLVQSHRRWIDDVLKQKKRDREARWTQCIAVGDHDFVEDIRAKLGIRKTDGRIEAADGSYRLRESHTPYPDSTSSEKNTFPWELEKLGSGQANPLLFLK is encoded by the coding sequence ATGGCAAGAGCGAAACGACATTATCTTTCCGGAAACATCTGGCACATCACGCATCGGTGCCACCAAAAGGAATTCCTGCTAAAATTCGCCAGGGACCGTCGTCGATGGCTGCAATGGCTGTTCGAAGCCAAAAAACGATACGGTCTCTGCATATTGAACTACATGGTCACCTCAAACCATATTCACCTTCTCGTCTTCGACGACAAGGATCGCCAGGCAATTCCAAAATCGCTTCAGTTGATCGCCGGACGCACTGCGCAGGAATACAACCGGAGAAAAAACCGGAAGGGAGCGTTTTGGGAGGATCGGTATCATGCGACCGCCGTATCGAGCGGCCGACATCTGGCCCAATGCATCGCCTACATCGATTTGAACATGGTGCGCTCCGGAGCGGTGGGGCATCCGTCTGAATGGGAGTGCAGCGGATACAATGAACTTCAAGGGCCGCGAAAGCGGTATGCGCTCATCGATTACCAGCGTCTGATGGATTTTCTCCAAATTTCGACGATCGACAATCTCGTTCAGTCTCATCGCCGATGGATCGACGATGTCCTCAAACAAAAAAAGCGCGACAGAGAGGCCAGATGGACACAGTGCATCGCCGTAGGAGACCACGATTTCGTTGAGGATATACGCGCGAAGCTCGGCATCCGGAAAACCGACGGACGGATTGAAGCAGCCGACGGATCCTACCGTCTTCGTGAATCGCATACCCCGTATCCGGATTCTACCTCCTCTGAAAAAAACACATTCCCATGGGAACTGGAGAAATTGGGGTCGGGCCAAGCCAACCCATTGTTATTCCTGAAATAA
- a CDS encoding BrnT family toxin, with translation MMKRQSDFEWDSEKDKSNQKKHGVSFALAQLAFLDEHRVILEDLEHSRDEKRYYCLGRIADGIMTVRFTYRQDKIKIIGAGYWRKGKQIYERENKIHG, from the coding sequence ATGATGAAGCGGCAATCTGATTTTGAATGGGACAGCGAAAAGGATAAAAGCAACCAAAAAAAGCATGGTGTATCCTTTGCGCTCGCGCAGCTTGCCTTTTTAGATGAGCATCGTGTGATTCTGGAGGATCTTGAGCATAGCCGTGATGAGAAGCGATATTATTGCCTGGGCAGGATCGCGGACGGCATCATGACCGTTCGGTTCACGTATCGACAGGACAAAATCAAAATCATCGGCGCCGGATATTGGCGAAAGGGAAAGCAGATTTATGAAAGAGAAAATAAAATACACGGATGA
- a CDS encoding nucleotidyltransferase domain-containing protein, which produces MAKGKTPETAIKYINFLRKQEPGIIKAYLFGSYAKGNADINSDMDIAIIFEDFPDSFDMPVQLMKLRRKFDTRIEPHPFRRKDFNISNPMANEILKTGIEIEGSDLDNP; this is translated from the coding sequence ATGGCTAAAGGAAAAACTCCTGAAACAGCTATAAAATACATTAACTTTTTGCGGAAACAAGAACCTGGAATCATAAAAGCCTACCTTTTCGGTTCCTATGCCAAAGGTAATGCCGATATCAACAGTGATATGGATATCGCCATTATTTTTGAGGATTTCCCGGATTCTTTCGATATGCCGGTCCAATTGATGAAACTGAGAAGGAAATTCGATACCCGAATTGAACCCCACCCCTTCAGAAGGAAGGACTTCAATATTTCAAATCCCATGGCAAATGAAATACTGAAAACCGGGATTGAGATTGAGGGGTCTGACCTGGACAACCCATAA
- a CDS encoding BrnA antitoxin family protein, whose product MGKVKIVKDFLPPPSELALKEETVKITISLSKTSIDFFKSEAKKHHTQYQKMIRRLLDEYAAQHS is encoded by the coding sequence ATGGGAAAGGTGAAAATCGTGAAAGATTTTCTGCCGCCGCCCAGCGAGCTGGCACTCAAGGAGGAAACCGTAAAGATAACGATTTCATTGAGCAAAACCAGCATCGATTTTTTTAAAAGCGAAGCGAAAAAGCACCATACCCAATACCAGAAGATGATTCGAAGGCTTCTGGATGAATATGCCGCACAACATTCCTGA
- a CDS encoding UPF0175 family protein, which produces MAVKLFEMKRLSSGMAAELVGMSRVAFLLNLHRFNVPMVDLEEDELLMDVKNA; this is translated from the coding sequence ATGGCGGTAAAGCTGTTCGAGATGAAACGACTTTCATCCGGAATGGCTGCGGAATTGGTCGGAATGAGCAGGGTTGCCTTTTTGCTCAACCTTCACCGTTTCAATGTGCCCATGGTCGACCTTGAAGAGGATGAACTCCTGATGGATGTGAAAAATGCCTGA
- a CDS encoding type II toxin-antitoxin system RelE/ParE family toxin, which yields MIKSFHDQGTEDVFDGGNSREARRCCPRDLWAIVRRKLDQINRVREIGELAIPPGNRLEHLRGERKDQYAIRINQQFRICFIWEDGHAYEVEIVDYH from the coding sequence ATGATAAAGTCCTTTCACGACCAAGGTACGGAAGACGTTTTTGACGGCGGGAACTCTCGGGAAGCGAGGCGTTGCTGCCCGCGTGACTTGTGGGCGATTGTTCGGCGCAAGCTTGACCAGATCAATCGTGTTCGAGAAATCGGCGAACTCGCAATCCCACCGGGAAATCGTCTGGAACACCTTAGGGGTGAAAGGAAAGATCAATATGCCATTCGGATAAACCAGCAATTCCGGATTTGTTTTATATGGGAGGATGGCCATGCCTACGAGGTCGAAATTGTCGATTATCATTAA
- a CDS encoding type II toxin-antitoxin system VapC family toxin, producing the protein MRLVLDTNIYCDFAEGVPQTVDIMAELGESIYLPAVVIGELFYGFMNGRRREWNEMKLNEIIEKLQITVIDVTQPVASKYGLIYLSLVKKGHKIPLNDVWIAACCMEVGGTLLTRDHHFEYVEQIDKLIL; encoded by the coding sequence GTGAGGTTGGTGCTCGACACGAATATCTACTGTGATTTTGCCGAAGGCGTACCACAAACCGTAGATATAATGGCGGAGTTGGGTGAATCCATCTATCTCCCGGCCGTCGTCATCGGCGAACTGTTTTATGGGTTTATGAATGGCCGACGGCGGGAGTGGAACGAAATGAAACTGAATGAAATTATCGAGAAACTGCAAATAACGGTCATCGATGTCACACAACCGGTTGCTTCAAAATATGGGCTGATTTACCTTTCGCTGGTTAAAAAAGGCCACAAAATTCCCCTGAACGATGTCTGGATAGCGGCCTGCTGCATGGAGGTTGGGGGGACGCTGTTGACCCGAGACCACCATTTTGAATATGTGGAACAGATAGACAAACTGATTTTATAG
- a CDS encoding HEPN domain-containing protein, which yields MEKRTEEWLRQADYDLDTAYYMHKGGRHIYAVFMCHLAVEKALKGLYYENFRKIPPKSHNLIYLLNEIGIKPPAAPGKFIVKLSTSSIPTRYPENLAKLQKIYSEPVVKDILSKGEEVIGWIKKQL from the coding sequence ATGGAAAAGCGAACCGAAGAATGGCTGCGGCAGGCGGATTATGATCTGGATACCGCTTATTACATGCATAAAGGCGGTCGGCATATATATGCCGTCTTTATGTGCCACCTCGCTGTCGAGAAAGCGTTAAAGGGACTTTACTACGAGAATTTCCGGAAAATTCCACCGAAATCGCATAACCTGATCTATCTTCTTAATGAAATCGGCATCAAACCTCCGGCAGCGCCCGGCAAGTTCATTGTGAAATTGAGCACGTCGAGCATCCCGACCCGTTACCCCGAAAATCTGGCAAAGCTTCAGAAAATATATAGCGAGCCCGTTGTCAAAGATATTCTTTCCAAAGGGGAGGAGGTCATTGGATGGATAAAAAAGCAGCTGTAG
- a CDS encoding ribbon-helix-helix protein, CopG family, translating to MPISLRIPPETNSRLQALADKKGKTKTALILEALDEKYNLKKSRRELIRELSGWMSPDEGTELREAAAVFDKVDERDWP from the coding sequence ATGCCCATCAGTTTAAGAATTCCGCCGGAAACAAATTCCCGCCTTCAGGCATTGGCGGATAAAAAAGGTAAAACCAAAACCGCACTGATACTCGAAGCCCTGGATGAAAAATACAATCTCAAGAAAAGCCGTCGTGAGTTAATCAGGGAGTTGTCCGGATGGATGTCTCCGGATGAAGGGACCGAATTGCGCGAAGCCGCGGCGGTGTTTGATAAGGTGGATGAAAGGGACTGGCCGTGA
- a CDS encoding response regulator codes for MVSGDGIDDKRQRRVLVVDDDQPIQKLFIHAFPQYAVQAFGSAEAALEALRTAEFDVMFVDINLPGMDGFAFAKQVRKDHPDAFIIGMTGAANKFEFSECRAAGFDAYFYKPINIKTIKQLLADRLGEG; via the coding sequence ATGGTTTCAGGTGACGGTATCGACGACAAGCGGCAGCGGCGGGTTCTGGTGGTGGACGACGACCAGCCCATTCAGAAGCTCTTCATCCATGCCTTCCCCCAGTATGCCGTTCAGGCGTTCGGCTCGGCGGAAGCAGCCCTGGAGGCACTCAGGACGGCGGAATTCGACGTCATGTTCGTCGACATCAACCTGCCCGGGATGGACGGATTCGCCTTCGCGAAACAGGTCCGGAAGGATCACCCCGACGCCTTCATCATCGGCATGACCGGCGCCGCCAACAAGTTCGAGTTCTCCGAATGCAGGGCCGCGGGATTCGACGCCTATTTCTACAAGCCCATCAACATCAAAACCATCAAGCAGCTGCTGGCCGACAGGCTGGGTGAAGGCTGA
- a CDS encoding polysaccharide biosynthesis protein has product MIYQIRNPRFYVVFCIDLCLVCLSLFLAYLIRFDFELRPADYRQMSALLALVVPLKLTVFFLYKLYRGMFRYAGLAEMWRIAKAVILSSLVVVSAVLVLSRFQGFSRGVFIIDTATTFLLIGGFRLSMRLVFQYFQNKNGVSQEVMPYQRGVPTLIIGAGTTGEKILREISTQRSLYYNVVGFIDDDPGKQGRSIHDITVLGTVAALPGIVRKHEVGQVLIAAPSASGRQIRTMVDACKAARVPFKTLPGLAELIDGKVSIKTLRDVNYRDLLRRDPVRLNVPEIESYLKDRRVLVTGAGGSIGSELCRQIVRFTPENLILFDASEPNLYGIEMELKHRVGYQKYVTVLGGVQDKALVERVMRRYRPHVIFHAAAYKHVPMLERNPWQAVTNNIMGTRVLMESAVKHGVGHFVMVSTDKAVRPTNVMGASKRVCELIGAACTGGGTRMMTVRFGNVVNSAGSVVPLFREQIARGGPVTITHPEVTRFFMTIPEAAQLVLQAGALGEGGETFILDMGTPVKIVDMARDLIRLSGKEPDTDVEIVFTGLREGEKLYEELITRGEGIVATAHEKIMVLKAGDDWDGLGGQAPYRDRLTTRINELAAMAQGYDGCAIRLKIQEIVPEYDLQDSECIL; this is encoded by the coding sequence ATGATATATCAGATCCGAAACCCCCGATTTTATGTTGTTTTTTGCATTGACCTCTGCCTCGTTTGTCTCTCTCTTTTCCTCGCTTACCTGATCCGATTCGATTTTGAACTGAGACCCGCCGACTATCGGCAGATGTCGGCCCTGCTGGCCCTTGTGGTCCCCCTCAAACTTACGGTCTTCTTCTTATATAAGCTCTACAGGGGGATGTTCCGGTACGCCGGCCTGGCGGAGATGTGGCGGATCGCCAAGGCGGTGATCCTCTCCAGCCTGGTGGTCGTCTCCGCCGTCCTGGTCCTGAGCCGGTTTCAGGGCTTTTCCCGGGGGGTTTTCATCATCGACACGGCAACCACCTTTCTGCTCATCGGCGGGTTCCGGCTGAGCATGCGCCTGGTCTTTCAGTACTTCCAAAACAAGAACGGCGTATCCCAGGAGGTTATGCCGTACCAGCGCGGCGTCCCCACCCTGATCATCGGGGCGGGCACCACCGGCGAGAAGATCCTCCGGGAGATCTCCACACAACGGAGCCTCTATTACAACGTCGTCGGATTCATCGACGACGACCCCGGAAAACAGGGGCGGTCGATCCACGACATCACGGTGCTGGGAACCGTGGCGGCGCTTCCCGGCATCGTCAGGAAGCACGAGGTCGGACAGGTCCTTATCGCGGCGCCTTCCGCAAGCGGCCGCCAGATCCGGACCATGGTGGATGCCTGCAAGGCGGCCAGGGTTCCCTTCAAGACCCTGCCGGGCCTGGCCGAGCTCATCGACGGCAAGGTCTCCATCAAAACCCTCCGGGACGTCAACTACCGGGACCTCCTCCGCCGGGACCCGGTGCGCCTCAACGTCCCCGAGATCGAAAGCTATCTCAAGGACCGCCGGGTCCTCGTCACCGGCGCCGGGGGCAGCATCGGCAGCGAACTCTGCCGCCAGATCGTCCGGTTCACCCCCGAAAACCTCATCCTCTTCGACGCGTCCGAGCCCAACCTCTACGGCATCGAGATGGAGCTCAAGCACCGGGTGGGGTACCAGAAATACGTCACCGTGCTGGGCGGGGTCCAGGACAAGGCCCTGGTGGAGCGGGTGATGCGCCGGTACCGGCCCCACGTCATCTTCCACGCCGCCGCCTACAAGCACGTGCCCATGCTGGAGCGGAACCCCTGGCAGGCGGTCACCAACAACATCATGGGCACCCGGGTCCTCATGGAGAGCGCCGTGAAGCACGGCGTGGGCCATTTCGTGATGGTCTCCACCGACAAGGCGGTGCGGCCCACCAACGTCATGGGGGCCTCCAAGCGGGTCTGCGAGCTCATCGGAGCGGCCTGCACCGGCGGCGGCACCCGGATGATGACGGTGCGCTTCGGCAACGTGGTCAACTCCGCGGGCTCGGTGGTCCCCCTCTTCCGGGAGCAGATCGCCCGGGGCGGGCCGGTCACCATCACCCACCCCGAGGTGACCCGCTTCTTCATGACCATCCCCGAGGCGGCCCAGCTCGTGCTGCAGGCCGGCGCCCTCGGGGAGGGCGGCGAAACCTTCATCCTCGACATGGGCACCCCCGTCAAAATCGTCGACATGGCCCGGGACCTCATCCGCCTCTCGGGCAAGGAGCCCGACACCGACGTCGAGATCGTCTTCACCGGCCTGCGGGAGGGGGAAAAGCTCTACGAGGAGCTCATCACCCGTGGCGAGGGCATCGTCGCCACGGCCCACGAAAAAATCATGGTGCTCAAGGCCGGAGACGACTGGGACGGCCTGGGAGGGCAAGCGCCGTACCGGGACCGGCTGACGACCCGGATCAACGAACTGGCCGCCATGGCCCAGGGGTACGACGGGTGCGCCATCCGCCTCAAAATCCAGGAGATCGTCCCGGAATACGACCTCCAGGACAGCGAATGCATCCTCTAA